A genomic segment from Amphiura filiformis chromosome 10, Afil_fr2py, whole genome shotgun sequence encodes:
- the LOC140161745 gene encoding uncharacterized protein produces the protein MTCFYLNTRSTKNKTVDLQAIVYSLDYDVILITESWLNSTIPDSFILPSGYVVYRNDRTGTRGGGVLIAVKMDLASHRHVELETYPESCVVEVNPQPGKSVLLSVVYRPPVYTNAGMEDMDMLSSFIDSIQSHQIKNKIIVGDFNLPRINWTLNEYTNDSRVLEREFCDVANACYLHQMVNFPTRFNKDGTGNILDLVLLWDPTLVDDLREGCDNIGSDHTAITFSIPILCKRVKQPKRTVYNFKRADWSGLKNALLSHSWNLDDNDIDVLWDNWNTSLCDIVDTFIPKVHCKSLNSAPWIDSEIINIVKKKERAWVKFKKTGNSIYWDKFRSLRKQSKSLIKRKRADFIFEVRDSLRDNPKRFWSFHKIKNPGKIPHSITYNNSTTSIPAEQASLFNKYFHSVFRNKDSFDIACISDNSNDTNSLCSILFSATYIFEF, from the coding sequence ATGACTTGCTTTTATTTGAATACTCGCAGTACCAAGAACAAAACCGTTGATCTTCAAGCCATTGTATACAGCCTTGATTACGATGTTATCTTAATTACTGAATCTTGGTTGAACTCAACTATTCCTGACAGCTTTATTCTCCCTTCTGGTTATGTTGTGTACCGAAATGATCGTACCGGTACTCGTGGTGGTGGGGTGTTGATTGCAGTGAAAATGGACTTAGCGTCTCATCGCCATGTTGAGTTAGAAACGTATCCTGAGTCGTGTGTTGTTGAAGTAAATCCACAGCCAGGGAAAAGTGTTCTTCTCTCCGTTGTGTATCGTCCACCTGTGTACACCAATGCTGGCATGGAGGACATGGATATGCTGAGTTCTTTTATTGACTCTATTCAATCtcatcaaattaaaaataaaattatagtaGGTGACTTTAATTTGCCACGTATTAATTGGACACTAAACGAATATACTAATGACAGTAGAGTACTTGAAAGAGAATTTTGCGATGTTGCTAATGCTTGCTATTTGCACCAGATGGTGAATTTCCCAACTAGGTTTAATAAAGATGGCACCggtaacatccttgatcttgtttTGCTGTGGGATCCTACTCTTGTTGATGATCTTAGAGAAGGGTGTGATAATATTGGCTCGGATCATACTGCCATTACCTTTTCAATTCCCATCTTGTGCAAACGTGTCAAGCAACCCAAGCGCACCGTTTACAATTTCAAACGAGCCGACTGGTCTGGCCTAAAAAATGCTCTCCTTTCTCACTCTTGGAACTTGGACGACAATGACATTGATGTTTTATGGGACAATTGGAACACTAGTTTGTGTGACATTGTTGATACGTTTATTCCTAAGGTGCACTGCAAAAGCCTAAACTCTGCTCCTTGGATTGATTCAGAAATTATTAATATTGTGAAGAAAAAAGAACGTGCTTGGGTTAAGTTTAAAAAAACTGGCAACAGCATTTATTGGGATAAATTTCGATCTTTGCGTAAGCAATCCAAATCCCTCATCAAGAGAAAGCGTGCCGATTTTATCTTTGAAGTTAGAGACTCACTTAGAGACAACCCAAAGAGGTTTTGGTCATTCCACAAGATTAAAAACCCTGGTAAAATTCCCCATTCAATTACATACAATAATTCCACCACCAGCATTCCAGCTGAACAAGCCAGTCTCTTCAACAAATATTTCCACAGTGTGTTTAGAAACAAAGATTCCTTTGACATTGCTTGTATATCTGATAATAGTAATGATACCaatagtttgtgttctattttaTTTTCTGCTACATACATCTTTGAGTTCTGA